From a single Raphanus sativus cultivar WK10039 chromosome 3, ASM80110v3, whole genome shotgun sequence genomic region:
- the LOC130509397 gene encoding UDP-galactose/UDP-glucose transporter 5B gives MAEPETVNGVKENKLWKGVFAVSGIMSTLVIYGVLQEKIMRVPYGLNKEFFKYSLFLVFCNRLTTSAVSAGALLASKKVLDPVAPVYKYCLISVTNILTTTCQYEALKYVSFPVQTLAKCAKMIPVMVWGTLIMQKKYKGFDYLVAFLVTLGCSVFILFPAGDDISPYNKGRENTVWGVSLMAGYLGFDGFTSTFQDKLFKGYNMEIHNQIFYTTLCSCVLSFTGLVLQGHLLLAVDFVSRHRDCLLDIALLSTVATASQFFISYTIRTFGALTFAAIMTTRQLASIMLSCIWFSHPLSWEQCIGSVIVFGSLYAKNLLNNNKKSQTQPQPPQELPQYEKPEGS, from the exons ATGGCTGAGCCGGAAACAGTAAACGGAGTGAAGGAGAACAAATTATGGAAAGGTGTATTCGCTGTCTCCGGCATTATGTCCACACTTGTCATCTACGGTGTTCTTCAG GAGAAGATAATGAGAGTTCCTTATGGATTGAACAAAGAGTTCTTTAAGTActctctctttcttgttttCTGCAATCGCCTCACTACTTCTGCTGTCTCTGCTGGTGCTTTACTG gCAAGCAAGAAAGTTTTGGATCCTGTAGCTCCGGTTTACAAGTATTGCCTTATTTCAGTGACTAACATATTAACCACAACATGCCAGTATGAG GCTCTCAAGTATGTGAGCTTCCCAGTCCAAACTCTTGCAAAATGTGCCAAAATGATACCAGTCATG GTATGGGGAACTCTCATCATGCAGAAAAAGTACAAGGGGTTTGACTATCTAGTGGCTTTTTTGGTGACTCTTGGCTGTTCTGTCTTTATCCTTTTCCCG GCTGGAGATGATATTAGTCCGTACAATAAGGGAAGGGAAAATACTGTTTGGGGTGTTTCCCTAATGGCTGGTTATCTCGG GTTTGATGGCTTTACAAGCACGTTCCAAGACAAACTATTTAAAGGATATAATATGGAGATACATAATCAAATATTCTACACCAcactttgttcttgtgttctcaGTTTCACTG GACTTGTATTGCAAGGCCATTTGCTACTAGCTGTTGATTTTGTTTCGCGGCATAGAGACTGTCTACTAGACATCGCTCTGCTTTCCACT GTTGCAACGGCGAGCCAGTTCTTCATTTCTTACACCATTAGAACATTTGGTGCTCTAACATTCGCTGCAATCATGACCACAAGACAG CTTGCAAGCATCATGCTCTCATGCATTTGGTTCTCTCATCCGCTTAGCTGGGAGCAGTGTATTGGATCG GTCATCGTTTTCGGGTCTTTATACGCCAAAAACTTacttaacaacaacaaaaaatcacAAACGCAACCGCAGCCACCTCAAGAACTTCCGCAGTATGAAAAGCCTGAGGGCTCTTAA
- the LOC130510211 gene encoding transcription factor MYB59-like isoform X1: MKSVQEEYRKGPWTEQEDILLNNFVHMFGDRRWDFVAKVSGLNRTGKSCRLRWVNYLNPGLKRGKMTPQEERLVLELHAKWGNRWSKIARKLPGRTDNEIKNYWRTHMRKKAQEKKRHMSPTSSSSNCCSSSMTTAATQDTGGSNGKMNQECEDGYYSMDDIWREIDQSGANIIKPVKDIYYSEQSCYLNFPPLASPAWESSMESIWNMDADDSKMSCFAIDQFPLSFEHGRSSPWSSLL; encoded by the exons ATGAAGAGTGTGCAAGAGGAATATCGTAAAGGACCGTGGACAGAACAGGAGGACATCCTCTTGAACAACTTTGTCCACATGTTCGGAGATCGAAGATGGGATTTCGTAGCGAAAGTGTCAG GTTTAAACAGAACAGGAAAGAGTTGCAGGTTAAGGTGGGTTAACTATCTAAATCCTGGTCTCAAACGTGGTAAGATGACTCCACAAGAAGAGCGTCTTGTCCTTGAGCTTCACGCAAAATGGGGAAATAG GTGGTCGAAAATCGCCAGGAAATTGCCGGGTCGAACCGATAATGAGATAAAGAATTACTGGAGGACTCATATGAGGAAGAAGgcacaagagaagaagagacaTATGTCTCCAACTTCCTCATCTTCAAACTGCTGCTCATCATCTATGACCACTGCAGCTACTCAAGACACTGGAGGATCTAATGGGAAAATGAATCAAGAATGTGAAGATGGATACTACTCGATGGATGACATATGGAGAGAGATTGACCAATCTGGAGCGAACATTATCAAACCGGTGAAAGACATCTACTACTCTGAGCAAAGCTGTTATTTGAACTTCCCTCCTCTGGCTTCTCCAGCATGGGAAAGCTCCATGGAGTCTATATGGAACATGGATGCAGATGATAGTAAGATGTCTTGTTTTGCCATTGATCAGTTTCCTCTCAGTTTTGAACATGGTAGATCATCACCGTGGTCGTCTTTACTCTAG
- the LOC130510211 gene encoding transcription factor MYB59-like isoform X2 has protein sequence MGFRSESVRFEGGGRNIRIGLNRTGKSCRLRWVNYLNPGLKRGKMTPQEERLVLELHAKWGNRWSKIARKLPGRTDNEIKNYWRTHMRKKAQEKKRHMSPTSSSSNCCSSSMTTAATQDTGGSNGKMNQECEDGYYSMDDIWREIDQSGANIIKPVKDIYYSEQSCYLNFPPLASPAWESSMESIWNMDADDSKMSCFAIDQFPLSFEHGRSSPWSSLL, from the exons ATGGGATTTCGTAGCGAAAGTGTCAGGTTTGAAGGTGGAGGGAGAAACATAAGAATAG GTTTAAACAGAACAGGAAAGAGTTGCAGGTTAAGGTGGGTTAACTATCTAAATCCTGGTCTCAAACGTGGTAAGATGACTCCACAAGAAGAGCGTCTTGTCCTTGAGCTTCACGCAAAATGGGGAAATAG GTGGTCGAAAATCGCCAGGAAATTGCCGGGTCGAACCGATAATGAGATAAAGAATTACTGGAGGACTCATATGAGGAAGAAGgcacaagagaagaagagacaTATGTCTCCAACTTCCTCATCTTCAAACTGCTGCTCATCATCTATGACCACTGCAGCTACTCAAGACACTGGAGGATCTAATGGGAAAATGAATCAAGAATGTGAAGATGGATACTACTCGATGGATGACATATGGAGAGAGATTGACCAATCTGGAGCGAACATTATCAAACCGGTGAAAGACATCTACTACTCTGAGCAAAGCTGTTATTTGAACTTCCCTCCTCTGGCTTCTCCAGCATGGGAAAGCTCCATGGAGTCTATATGGAACATGGATGCAGATGATAGTAAGATGTCTTGTTTTGCCATTGATCAGTTTCCTCTCAGTTTTGAACATGGTAGATCATCACCGTGGTCGTCTTTACTCTAG
- the LOC130509229 gene encoding methyl-CpG-binding domain-containing protein 7-like, translated as MKTRSSSASVPASNSREAKLQIVDPTPSRRKSLHGLNRPRPSSRRSKGRVDDSDRRSYASKGFRLPKGWTAEECPRRNSYHIDRFYVERKTGKRFRSLVSVERYLNESGKRKDHHHQQQLVLLQQQHHRVPSKDFNLPDGWIVEEKPRKNSGRIDRFYIEPGTGKKFRSLPAVETYLNGGAVDSEQILANPDGVGFESVAIDPNPPEKVKWVLTGPGGNMFSAHVSGSDVSSSVQKTWSEAFVSSIQERV; from the exons ATGAAAACGAGATCATCATCAGCCTCCGTTCCGGCGAGTAACAGTCGCGAAGCCAAGCTACAGATCGTGGACCCCACTCCATCTCGCCGGAAATCTTTGCATGGTTTGAATCGGCCGCGACCATCGTCTCGTAGAAGCAAAGGCCGTGTCGACGATTCG gATCGTCGCAGCTATGCCTCCAAGGGTTTCCGTTTGCCTAAAGGATGGACCGCTGAGGAGTGTCCGAGGAGAAACTCCTACCATATTGATAGG TTTTATGTTGAGCGAAAAACGGGAAAGCGGTTCCGTTCCCTTGTCTCCGTTGAGAGATACTTGAATGAATCAGGGAAGCGtaaagatcatcatcatcagcagcaGCTTGTGCTTTTACAGCAGCAGCATCACCGTGTCCCTTCCAAAGATTTCAATCTACCTGATGGTTGGATCGTTGAGGAGAAACCCCGGAAAAATTCCGGTCGAATTGACAGA TTTTACATTGAGCCAGGAACAGGGAAGAAGTTCCGTTCTCTGCCTGCTGTTGAGACATACTTGAACGGTGGTGCAGTTGATTCCGAGCAGATTTTAGCGAACCCGGATGGTGTCGGATTTGAGAGCGTGGCTATTGACCCAAACCCACCGGAGAAAGTTAAATGGGTACTGACGGGTCCAGGAGGAAACATGTTTAGTGCGCATGTTAGCGGCTCGGACGTCTCTAGCTCTGTCCAAAAGACATGGTCCGAGGCTTTTGTCTCATCGATCCAAGAACGGGTTTAA
- the LOC130509262 gene encoding zinc finger protein ZAT12-like has translation MVAISEIKSTVEDTAANCLMLLSRVGQEPLGDQKRVFTCKTCLKEFHSFQALGGHSASHKKHNNSENLSGMIKKAKAPSSHTCPICGVEFPMGQALGGHMRRHRNESGSGVALVTRALLPEPTMTTLKKSSSGKRVACLDLSLGMVENLNLKLELGRTVC, from the coding sequence atggttGCAATCTCTGAGATTAAGTCGACGGTGGAGGATACGGCGGCGAACTGTCTGATGCTCTTATCAAGAGTCGGACAAGAACCCTTGGGAGATCAAAAACGCGTTTTCACGTGTAAAACGTGTTTGAAGGAGTTCCATTCGTTTCAAGCGTTAGGAGGTCACAGCGCGAGCCACAAGAAGCATAACAACAGTGAGAATCTCTCTGGAATGATAAAGAAAGCTAAAGCACCGTCGTCGCATACTTGTCCGATATGCGGAGTAGAGTTTCCGATGGGACAAGCTCTAGGAGGTCACATGAGGAGACACAGGAACGAGAGTGGCAGCGGCGTAGCATTGGTTACACGGGCGTTATTGCCGGAGCCGACGATGACGACGTTGAAGAAGTCGAGCAGCGGGAAGAGGGTGGCTTGTTTGGATCTGAGTTTGGGGATGGTTGAGAATTTGAATCTCAAGTTGGAGCTTGGAAGAACAGtttgttaa
- the LOC130509691 gene encoding gibberellin-regulated protein 10-like, whose protein sequence is MKLAVVQFFVVSLLLSTFLFILSNAESSPCNGKCNVRCSKAGRQDRCLKYCNICCEKCDHCVPSGTYGNKDECPCYRDMKNSKGQPKCP, encoded by the exons ATGAAGTTGGCTGTTGTGCAGTTCTTCGTTGTCTCTCTTCTCCTTTCAACTTTTCTGTTCATTCTTTCAAACGCCGAGTCGT CACCATGTAACGGAAAATGCAACGTGAGATGTTCAAAGGCAGGAAGACAAGATCGGTGTCTCAAGTATTGCAATATATGTTGCGAGAAATGTGATCATTGTGTTCCCTCAGGCACTTACGGAAACAAAGATGAATGTCCTTGTTACCGCGATATGAAGAACTCTAAAGGCCAACCCAAAtgtccttga
- the LOC108844749 gene encoding 40S ribosomal protein S15a-1: MVRISVLNDAFKSMYNAEKRGKRQVMIRPSSKVIIKVLTVMQKHGYIGEFEYVDDHRSGKIVVELNGRLNKCGVISPRFDVGVKEIEGWTARLLPSRQFGYIVLTTSAGIMDHEEARRKNVGGKVLGFFY, translated from the exons ATGGTGAGGATCAGCGTGCTAAACGATGCGTTTAAGAGCATGTACAATGCGGAGAAGAGAGGGAAGAGGCAGGTGATGATCCGACCTTCTTCCAAGGTCATCATCAAGGTTCTCACTGTCATGCAGAAACACG GTTACATTGGCGAGTTCGAGTACGTTGATGACCACAGGTCTGGTAAGATCGTGGTTGAGCTCAATGGTAGGCTGAACAAATGCGGTGTCATCAGTCCTCGCTTCGATGTCGGAGTTAAGGAGATCGAAGGATGGACCGCACGTCTTCTTCCTTCCAGACAG TTTGGCTACATTGTGCTGACAACCTCTGCCGGTATCATGGACCACGAAGAAGCCAGGAGGAAGAACGTTGGTGGCAAGGTCCTTGGATTCTTTTACTGA
- the LOC130509021 gene encoding glycine-rich RNA-binding protein RZ1A-like isoform X2 — protein sequence MRVRNTECVDTTAGLSYDTNEPVLKNEFEKYGEVLHVRVICDHRSGKSKGYGFVVLDSEEAAATALASMNNQLLEGRHIRVEYAQPNKGLHQNQT from the exons ATGCGTGTAAGAAACACTGAATGTGTAGACACCACTGCAGGGCTTAGCTACGACACTAATGAACCTGTCTTGAAGAATGAGTTTGAAAAGTACGGTGAAGTTTTACATG TGAGAGTAATATGCGATCACAGGAGCGGGAAATCAAAAGGTTATGGATTTGTGGTGTTGGATTCAGAAGAAGCAGCTGCAACTGCCTTAGCTTCCATGAACAATCAG TTACTCGAAGGCAGACACATTAGAGTCGAATATGCTCAACCTAACAAAGGTTTACATCAGAATCAGACTTGA
- the LOC130509021 gene encoding small RNA-binding protein 11, chloroplastic-like isoform X1 — protein MFLSQYARRMCLVSPLRLLAKRGSCSKLFVGGLSYDTNEPVLKNEFEKYGEVLHVRVICDHRSGKSKGYGFVVLDSEEAAATALASMNNQLLEGRHIRVEYAQPNKGLHQNQT, from the exons ATGTTCCTGTCTCAGTACGCACGTCGTATGTGTTTAGTTTCTCCGTTACGACTTCTTGCAAAACGAGGTTCTTGTTCAAAATTATTCGTCGGAG GGCTTAGCTACGACACTAATGAACCTGTCTTGAAGAATGAGTTTGAAAAGTACGGTGAAGTTTTACATG TGAGAGTAATATGCGATCACAGGAGCGGGAAATCAAAAGGTTATGGATTTGTGGTGTTGGATTCAGAAGAAGCAGCTGCAACTGCCTTAGCTTCCATGAACAATCAG TTACTCGAAGGCAGACACATTAGAGTCGAATATGCTCAACCTAACAAAGGTTTACATCAGAATCAGACTTGA
- the LOC108844652 gene encoding probable histone H2A.7, with protein METTGKVKKAFGGRKAGGPKTKSVSKSIKAGLQFPVGRITRFLKKGRYAQRLGGGAPVYMAAVLEYLAAEVLELAGNAARDNKKSRIIPRHLLLAIRNDEELGKLLSGVTIAHGGVLPNINSVLLPKKSAKSTEEVASKSPAKSPKKA; from the exons ATGGAAACCACCGGAAAAGTGAAGAAGGCCTTCGGAGGAAGAAAAGCCGGTGGCCCGAAGACCAAATCGGTTTCGAAATCGATCAAAGCCGGTCTCCAATTCCCCGTCGGGAGAATCACTCGTTTCCTGAAGAAGGGACGGTACGCTCAGAGACTCGGTGGTGGAGCTCCGGTTTACATGGCCGCCGTTCTCGAGTACCTCGCCGCCGAA GTTTTGGAGCTTGCTGGTAACGCTGCGAGGGACAACAAGAAGTCGAGGATCATTCCGAGGCATCTTCTTTTGGCGATCAGGAACGATGAAGAGTTGGGGAAGCTTCTGAGTGGAGTCACGATCGCTCACGGTGGTGTGTTGCCGAACATCAACTCTGTTCTGTTGCCTAAGAAGTCTGCTAAATCGACTGAGGAAGTTGCGTCCAAGTCGCCAGCCAAATCTCCGAAGAAAGCTTAA
- the LOC108844056 gene encoding actin-depolymerizing factor 3, which produces MANAASGMAVHDDCKLKFLELKAKRTYRFIVYKIEEQQKQVVVEKLGEPGQSHDDFAASLPADECRYAIFDFDFVTAENCQKSKIFFIAWSPDTARVRSKMIYASSKDRFKRELDGIQVELQATDPTEMDLDIFKSRAN; this is translated from the exons ATG GCTAACGCAGCGTCTGGAATGGCAGTCCACGATGACTGCAAGCTCAAGTTTCTCGAACTCAAGGCCAAGAGGACTTACCGTTTCATCGTTTACAAGATCGAGGAGCAGCAGAAACAAGTGGTCGTGGAGAAACTCGGCGAACCTGGTCAATCCCATGATGACTTTGCAGCAAGTCTTCCAGCTGATGAATGCAGATACGCCATCTTCGATTTTGATTTCGTCACTGCTGAGAACTGCCAGAAGAGCAAGATTTTCTTCATCGCATG GTCTCCGGACACTGCGAGAGTGAGAAGCAAGATGATCTATGCGAGCTCTAAGGACAGGTTCAAGAGAGAGCTAGACGGGATTCAAGTAGAGCTTCAAGCAACCGATCCGACTGAGATGGATCTCGACATTTTCAAAAGCCGAGCCAATTGA
- the LOC108844043 gene encoding actin-depolymerizing factor 4: MANAASGMAVHDDCKLRFLELKAKRTHRFIVYKIEEKQKQVVVEKVGEPILSYEDFAASLPAEECRYAIYDFDFVTVENCQKSKIFFIAWCPDVAKVRSKMIYASSKDRFKRELDGIQVELQATDPTEMDLDVFKSRVN, from the exons ATG gCTAACGCGGCTTCGGGGATGGCAGTCCATGATGACTGCAAGCTCAGGTTTCTCGAACTCAAGGCGAAAAGGACGCACCGTTTCATTGTCTACAAGATCGAGGAGAAGCAGAAGCAAGTGGTTGTTGAGAAAGTTGGTGAACCCATTCTATCCTACGAGGATTTCGCTGCTAGCCTCCCTGCTGAAGAATGTCGTTACGCCATTTATGATTTCGACTTTGTCACTGTCGAGAACTGCCAGAAGAGCAAGATTTTCTTCATTGCTtg GTGTCCGGATGTAGCAAAGGTGAGAAGCAAGATGATCTACGCGAGCTCCAAGGACAGGTTCAAGCGTGAGCTTGATGGGATTCAAGTGGAGCTTCAGGCAACTGATCCAACTGAGATGGATCTCGATGTTTTCAAAAGCCGCGTCAACTAA